The region CTACTAAAACAAGGTTTTGCAAAAGTTGTTAGAAGAGAACCATTTACAATTCAGTTGCTGTATGACACAACGACCTATACGCAACCTATTACAGTTGGGGTAGACATTGGCTCAAAAGTAATCGGTGTTTCAGCCATAACAGACAAACAAGAATTATTTAGTGCAGAAGTAGAACTGCGACAAGATATAAAGAAACTGCTTTTAGAGAGAAGAGAGTATAGAAGAAACAGAAGATATAGACAACCAAGATTTCTAAATAGAAAGAGACGAAATAATTGGTTGTCACCAAGTGTGCAATGGAAGGTTGATGCACACAACAGACTTGTTAACTTAATAACCAAGATACTACCGATTGCAAAAGTAGAAATAGCACCGTTTGATATACACAAAATAGTCAACCCTGACGTAGAAGGCAGTCAATATCAAGAAGGTCCACAAAAAGGGTTTTTCGATGTAAGAGAATATTGTTTATGGAGAGCAGAATATAAATCAGAACTATCAGGTAAAAAAGGTATACTTGAAGTCCATCATATCATTCCAAGAAGCCAAGGTGGTACTGATAATCCTTCAAGCTTAATAGTTTTAACAAGTGAAGAACACGAAACTATTCATAAGGGTGAACTTGAAATACCAAAAAGCAAATTGAAGAAAATCAAAATCTTGAAAGATGCAACACATGTATCTACAATAGGCTGGTATATAGTCAATAGACTTAAAGGGCACTATTGCGTTGAAGTAACATACGGCAGCATAACGAAAGTAAGGAGAATAGAACTTGGCATAGAGAAGACACATAGAAACGATGCATTTGTAATAGCAGGTGGTAGCAAAGATGTTAACAGAACAACTGAATGGTACTTTGGGAAATATTTCAGAAGACAAAACAGGTCATTACACAAAGCAAATCCAATCAAGGGTGGAATTAGACCATTAAATACCATAAAAGAAGTCAAGGGATTTAGGAGATTTGACAGAGTAAGATATAACAATTAAATTGGCATAATTTATGGTTTGAGGAGTTCTGGGTATTTTGATATACGTACATTGAGTGGGGAAAAAAATTCATTCATCAGCAAAGTATCAAGACTTAAAGGTTATTGAAAGAGCAAAGACGTTAATATTGGAAAGGAGGAATCAGCGCACTTTTCTTCATCTTAAAGAAGATGGAGTTTCCTGCGCTGGTTTATGATGAAATTTGTCCACTGCGATCGTCTATCTTATTTGCCATAAACAAGGTTAGTCACATGCTAGTTGACCCAAATTGGAAAAAGCCACAGCAGCTTCAAAAAACTCAAATGAAGGTCTGTTATTTGATGCTTCGATGCAATAAGGATGTTAGGAATCTTTTCTGTAATTATTCCTGGCAGCCCCACGGGGAATCGAACCCCGACCTTCGGACTGAGAATCCGATGGACTAGCCATTATCCTATGGGGCCGCACTAAAAAATATTGTATCATAAAATCAAAACCATGCAAGAAGGAGTTTATTTTCAAAGGTTCATATCTTGCGAAAGTTCTCTAAAATATCTTTGAACATTGTCTATTCAGATAGAAAATACAAAAATTGCTTGGTCCAAAACAGAGATTTGCAGAACAAATAATTTGCCAGACGGATTGAATTTTCTGTATAATTTCTCCGTTGGTGGTTGATACTTTCTGTATTTGAAGAGCTGACCCAAAATTTGTAAAAGCCAAGGTGAGTTGGCTTTTTCCTCATTTCTGTATTTCTCGAGCGATTGTATATTTTTCTTCTTGGCATATTTTATGAAATCTTCAACTAAGTTAAGGTCAGGTATTTCATATTTTCTGTTTTCACAATTCTTTGAACATCTTTTCTTTCTTACAAGGTGCAAACAATAAAACTGGATTTATTACAACCACGATGCTCCGAGAAGAGACTCCACTGCTCGGCTACCTGTAATAAGATTCTATCTCCCACAAATTGTAGAATTCCATTTTCACTTCGTAAACTTTATGAAAAGTATTTCAACATCTCCATAAAAGCTGTTATTTATCATTGAAATTGGCCCTCTATATTGCACAATAAGTGCATTTCTAATATCTCAAGCCTCCTTTTTCAGGTCATATAGAAATTTTCCACCATGCTCGATCCAGAGGCAATCTGGTGATTGAAAATCTTCTTTTTTGATTGATTTTGGATCCAGATATGACAATCCAACAGCTTCGCATTCTTCTTTTGGTATAGCGGTGGCTAATACCACATTAAAGGCAAATTCCTCTTTTCTCGTTGCTGGATCGAATTTGCCATCTCCTCTAACATTTATTACATGGGATGCTACATTCAAATCAAATTCTGGATGAGTTTTCAGAAATTCTTTTACGTAATCTTTGCAGTGATATCCAACAGCGCGTATGGCCTTATCCATTTGTTTGTTAGAATGAAAGATGCGAATATGCGGTGCATAAATTATGATTTCTCCACCGGGGACTATCACACCTGGCTTTTGCAACTTATAACTTCCCTTGCCTGCCGTCCAGATTTCATCATAATTTTTTCCAATGACCTGAACGGCTTTTTTCACAGGTTTGTCCAGATATATGATATGTATCTTTTCGCTTGCCCTTACGGCCATTTCATAGGCCTTTAAAGCACCTTCATACCCAGATCCTGTGTACAGGCCTTTTGGAACAATCCCGTGATCAGTTTCCTCATAAACCATATTGAAGAAAATTATTGGGGAACGAATTTTTTCGAAAGCTACCCTGCAGGCCTCGTTAATAACATCTCTGGCAGGATTGCTCAACGAACCTATGATCCTTGGAATGCCGATCAATACAGCTGCCCAATGAAACAAGCCAACAACATCTGGTCCTGCAATGCCTGGTATTATTGATTTCAGTCCTCCTGAAAATCCAGTTGATTCATGTGGTGAGGTTCCACTCAAAACAATTATCAGATCATATTTTTCAAAAAATAATTTGTTCAGAGTGATTGGTAATGGTTGTTTCAGATCACCAAGAGTTTTTTCACTCACAAATTCCCTGCTCAGAAAACCCACATTGACCAATGCATCCGGATTTGCATATTCGTGATTGAAAAAAGTGAATTCTTCTTCAAATAAGCCGAGCTTCTCTCTAATCTCAATTTCACTCATTGCGCGATGAGTGCCGCTCGCGTTCAATGTATGGAATTCCTTCATTCCCATGGTTTTAAGTTGT is a window of Pseudothermotoga elfii DSM 9442 = NBRC 107921 DNA encoding:
- the iscB gene encoding RNA-guided endonuclease IscB, whose product is MADITSLSNIEDEHLTGIIPELSSKDDKPLMPTKRHGKVRRLLKQGFAKVVRREPFTIQLLYDTTTYTQPITVGVDIGSKVIGVSAITDKQELFSAEVELRQDIKKLLLERREYRRNRRYRQPRFLNRKRRNNWLSPSVQWKVDAHNRLVNLITKILPIAKVEIAPFDIHKIVNPDVEGSQYQEGPQKGFFDVREYCLWRAEYKSELSGKKGILEVHHIIPRSQGGTDNPSSLIVLTSEEHETIHKGELEIPKSKLKKIKILKDATHVSTIGWYIVNRLKGHYCVEVTYGSITKVRRIELGIEKTHRNDAFVIAGGSKDVNRTTEWYFGKYFRRQNRSLHKANPIKGGIRPLNTIKEVKGFRRFDRVRYNN
- a CDS encoding lactate racemase domain-containing protein, whose translation is MKMVENLLGELSLEKIANLVENTLYEMKLNKVLLIHPDYTRQDFSDKLVPLIYKQLKTMGMKEFHTLNASGTHRAMSEIEIREKLGLFEEEFTFFNHEYANPDALVNVGFLSREFVSEKTLGDLKQPLPITLNKLFFEKYDLIIVLSGTSPHESTGFSGGLKSIIPGIAGPDVVGLFHWAAVLIGIPRIIGSLSNPARDVINEACRVAFEKIRSPIIFFNMVYEETDHGIVPKGLYTGSGYEGALKAYEMAVRASEKIHIIYLDKPVKKAVQVIGKNYDEIWTAGKGSYKLQKPGVIVPGGEIIIYAPHIRIFHSNKQMDKAIRAVGYHCKDYVKEFLKTHPEFDLNVASHVINVRGDGKFDPATRKEEFAFNVVLATAIPKEECEAVGLSYLDPKSIKKEDFQSPDCLWIEHGGKFLYDLKKEA